One window from the genome of Natrialba magadii ATCC 43099 encodes:
- a CDS encoding redox-regulated ATPase YchF produces MLSIALAGKPNAGKSTFYTAATMAEVDVANYPFTTIDANRGVSYVRTDCPCLERDERCNADDCEDGKRYVPIELIDVAGLVPGAHEGKGLGNQFLDELTNADVIINVIDASGGTNAKGEPVDIGEHDPLEDIDFVEEEMDLWLADIVARNWESVERKSRSPDFDIDEALADMLSGFGASPTQIATVLRDLDYPEDPIQWEDEHREALARDVRQRTKPIVVAANKIDVAPQENVEELLELDKPVIPTTAEGELALRRAADNDLVDYDPGDEALEIGDGVSDAQREALEGLADTMAEWDGTGVQSALDYAVYDLLDHLTAYPVEDAAKWSDGSGNVLPDAFLLPDGATPVDLAYTVHSDIGDGYLHAVDAKSGRDVGEDYELTEGDVIKIVSTN; encoded by the coding sequence ATGCTTTCGATCGCGCTTGCCGGAAAGCCAAACGCCGGCAAGTCCACGTTCTACACCGCGGCGACAATGGCCGAAGTCGACGTCGCTAACTACCCGTTCACGACCATCGACGCCAACCGCGGTGTGAGCTACGTCCGCACCGACTGCCCCTGCCTCGAGCGCGACGAGCGCTGCAACGCCGACGACTGCGAGGACGGCAAACGGTACGTCCCCATCGAACTCATCGACGTCGCCGGCCTCGTCCCCGGCGCACACGAGGGCAAGGGCCTCGGGAACCAATTCCTCGACGAACTCACCAACGCCGACGTGATCATCAACGTGATCGATGCCTCCGGCGGCACCAACGCAAAGGGCGAACCCGTCGACATCGGCGAGCACGACCCACTCGAGGACATCGACTTCGTCGAGGAGGAGATGGACCTCTGGCTCGCGGACATCGTCGCGCGAAATTGGGAATCCGTCGAGCGAAAATCCCGCTCGCCCGATTTCGACATCGACGAGGCACTCGCAGACATGCTCTCGGGCTTCGGTGCCTCGCCAACACAGATCGCGACGGTCCTCCGGGATCTGGACTACCCCGAAGATCCGATTCAGTGGGAGGACGAGCACCGCGAGGCGCTCGCCCGTGACGTCCGCCAGCGAACCAAGCCGATCGTCGTCGCGGCGAACAAGATCGACGTGGCTCCCCAGGAAAACGTCGAGGAGTTGCTCGAACTCGACAAGCCCGTCATCCCGACCACGGCCGAAGGTGAACTCGCACTCCGTCGCGCCGCCGACAACGACCTCGTCGACTACGACCCTGGCGACGAGGCACTCGAGATCGGCGACGGAGTGAGTGACGCACAGCGGGAGGCACTCGAGGGCCTCGCTGACACGATGGCCGAGTGGGACGGGACGGGTGTCCAGTCGGCGCTGGACTACGCGGTCTACGACTTGCTCGATCATCTGACGGCCTATCCGGTCGAAGACGCAGCGAAGTGGTCCGATGGGAGTGGGAACGTGCTTCCGGACGCATTCTTGTTGCCAGACGGTGCGACGCCGGTCGATCTCGCGTATACAGTGCACTCCGATATTGGCGACGGCTATCTCCACGCGGTCGACGCGAAGTCGGGCCGGGACGTGGGTGAAGACTACGAGCTCACAGAAGGGGATGTTATCAAGATCGTATCTACTAACTGA
- a CDS encoding DUF2267 domain-containing protein, whose translation MQYDDFIGEVQHGAQLDSREAALSISRATLTTLSERIQPGEAENLGAQLPAELGRFLEDVDDVERFEFEEFITRVSERSQVGEGDPADATFHAQIVMEVVTEAVDPGAIDDVRDQLPADEGYADLFELAEQEESPR comes from the coding sequence ATGCAGTACGATGACTTCATCGGCGAGGTCCAACACGGCGCACAGCTCGACTCACGAGAGGCCGCACTGAGCATCTCGCGGGCGACGCTGACGACACTTTCGGAGCGCATTCAGCCGGGCGAGGCCGAGAATCTGGGTGCCCAGCTTCCGGCAGAGCTCGGCCGATTCCTCGAGGACGTCGACGACGTCGAACGCTTCGAGTTCGAGGAGTTCATCACCCGGGTCAGCGAGCGCTCGCAAGTCGGCGAGGGCGACCCGGCCGACGCCACGTTCCACGCCCAGATTGTCATGGAAGTCGTGACTGAGGCCGTCGATCCAGGCGCAATCGACGACGTTCGCGACCAGTTGCCGGCCGACGAGGGGTACGCCGACCTGTTCGAGCTGGCCGAACAGGAGGAGAGTCCGCGCTGA